From the Pyrenophora tritici-repentis strain M4 chromosome 5, whole genome shotgun sequence genome, the window ACATGTCGGGGCTGTTCACGTCTTCGCGCGGGGGTTGGTATAGTAGCGCGGAGGAGGGAATGGTTGGGTCGGGTGTGTGGCGGTGTTGGCGGGACCAGGGGCGGTGCCACCATGGGATGAGGATGATTCGCAGCTTGGTTAGGACGTACGAGTTTGTGACGTTGAAGTAGTGTTTTAGAGCGGATACGGAGACGAGGCGTCCGAGCTGGGAGGGTGTTAGTTGTTGCCGAATGGGGGGTATGTGTAGATGAAGGACATACGTTTTGTTCTACGTATTGCTGACCCGCGTCTACGGCGCTCTTGCCCATTTGGAAACCGAGTTGCGCTGTGGGGTCGTTTATGAAGCCACCGAAGGAGGGGTGCATGTTGTAGCCACCGCCTTGCTGAGGCATGCCGCCGCCTTGCTGGCCGTAGCCATATCCGCTTTGGGGTTGCGACGGGGGTTGTGGGGGGAGGTGGTGAGCGTAATTGAGGGACCGTGGAGACGTGTTGGGGAACTGGGTGATGTACTGGAGCGTGTTAGCTCATGGTGTTCTATTCCGAGGCGCGGTATGGCTACGTACGCGGTGGTGAATGCGCCGGCGGCGGGTTAGTATAGTTGGGGCGCTGCATGTTTGCGCGAGTAGACGATGGATGTGATACCAGGGAAGACTGACAGGTCGGTAACCTGGTGGTGCAGAGCAATTGGATGCgttgtggtgttgttgtcgaTGTTGAATTTCAGCCTGGTAGTCTCCAATTCCAACCATCTGGCAAGACGGCGCACGGCCTTCGTCATCCGGCCATCTGCCCACATGCGCCCGCACCACCACGCCTCTTCCCGTCCACACTTCCCCCATTGCTACCCTTCGCCATGCTCGACACTTTCGAGGTCTTGACTACCTCGGGCGTCGTCCTCTGGTCGCGCACATATGTGCCCGTCGGCGCAAATGTTATTAATAGCTTAATTCGCGACGTCTTCATCGAGGAGCGCATACAACCGCAGGCTGAAGATGCCGGTTCCAAGCCGACGTACAAAAAGGAGGGTTACACGCTGAAGTGGACGGCCGCAAAGGATCTGGGCCTCATCTTTGTAGTATGTCTTATAACCATGTTGCGTCTCGGAACATGGCGCATGGCGGCCTAGTGGCACAGGCACAGTGGCTAACTTGTACAGGCAGTATATCAGAGTCTAGTCCACCTCACATGGATAGACAAACTCCTCGACAATGTGCGCGCACTATTTGTTGGTCTCTACGGCGAGCAGCTCAAAACACAAAACAGCAGCGTGGTCAAATGCGACAAGTTCGGTTCATA encodes:
- a CDS encoding protein transport protein YIF1; translation: MVGIGDYQAEIQHRQQHHNASNCSAPPGYRPVSLPWYHIHRLLAQTCSAPTILTRRRRIHHRYITQFPNTSPRSLNYAHHLPPQPPSQPQSGYGYGQQGGGMPQQGGGYNMHPSFGGFINDPTAQLGFQMGKSAVDAGQQYVEQNLGRLVSVSALKHYFNVTNSYVLTKLRIILIPWWHRPWSRQHRHTPDPTIPSSALLYQPPREDVNSPDMYIPTMALVTYILLSTLLAGLRGAFHPELLGYTATVAISVTLLEILIIRTGTFLLAISSSSQLLDLVAYSGYKFVHVIVSLLLSHLATWIGFGSAWVSWVIFLYCFGANAFFLLRSLRYVLLPDQSGQGNIGGNVAPGYGGKSQKNRRTQFLFVYSYVVQFGFMVWLSKV